One Gossypium raimondii isolate GPD5lz chromosome 3, ASM2569854v1, whole genome shotgun sequence genomic window carries:
- the LOC105797151 gene encoding protein MALE DISCOVERER 2 isoform X1, producing MYGLWGFERLKLRMMVVMPLMLVLSLFEQNMSFSSPLNSEGLALLRFKQRVVSDPFGALSNWKEIDGEIDPYSWFGVECSDEKVVILNLKDLCLVGNLGPEFGKLENLKSIILRNNSFSGSIPQEIGELKELEVLDLGFNNFSGPFPSDFGNNLSLTTLLLDNNEFLGNLAPEIYEVKMLSEFQVDENRLTDAATIPSCKSSGFPCIASISDCYSCHMMNE from the exons ATGTATGGACTCTGGGGATTCGAGCGGTTGAAGCTCAGGATGATGGTGGTCATGCCGTTAATGCTGGTTTTATCATTGTTTGAGCAGAATATGAGCTTCTCCTCGCCTTTGAACAGTGAAG GTTTGGCTTTGTTGAGGTTCAAACAGAGAGTGGTAAGTGACCCCTTTGGTGCTTTATCGAACTGGAAGGAAATTGATGGAGAGATTGATCCGTATTCTTGGTTCGGGGTCGAATGCTCTGATGAAAAAGTTGTAATTTT AAATTTGAAAGATCTTTGCCTTGTTGGGAACCTGGGACCTGAATTTGGGAAGCTGGAGAACTTAAAATCTAT TATATTGCGCAACAACTCTTTCTCTGGAAGCATTCCTCAAGAAATTGGGGAATTGAAGGAGCTGGAGGTGTTGGATTTAGGATTCAATAACTTTAGTGGACCATTTCCATCTGATTTTGGCAACAATCTCTCCTTGACAACACT TTTACTTGACAACAATGAGTTTCTTGGAAATCTAGCACCTGAAATATACGAGGTAAAGATGCTTTCTGAATTTCAAGTAGATGAGAATCGGCTAACTGATGCTGCTACTATACCATCTTGTAAAAGCAGTGGTTTCCCCTG CATTGCTTCAATATCAGATTGTTATTCATGTCACATGATGAATGAGTAG
- the LOC105797151 gene encoding protein MALE DISCOVERER 2 isoform X2 yields MYGLWGFERLKLRMMVVMPLMLVLSLFEQNMSFSSPLNSEGLALLRFKQRVVSDPFGALSNWKEIDGEIDPYSWFGVECSDEKVVILNLKDLCLVGNLGPEFGKLENLKSIILRNNSFSGSIPQEIGELKELEVLDLGFNNFSGPFPSDFGNNLSLTTLLLDNNEFLGNLAPEIYEVKMLSEFQVDENRLTDAATIPSCKSSGFP; encoded by the exons ATGTATGGACTCTGGGGATTCGAGCGGTTGAAGCTCAGGATGATGGTGGTCATGCCGTTAATGCTGGTTTTATCATTGTTTGAGCAGAATATGAGCTTCTCCTCGCCTTTGAACAGTGAAG GTTTGGCTTTGTTGAGGTTCAAACAGAGAGTGGTAAGTGACCCCTTTGGTGCTTTATCGAACTGGAAGGAAATTGATGGAGAGATTGATCCGTATTCTTGGTTCGGGGTCGAATGCTCTGATGAAAAAGTTGTAATTTT AAATTTGAAAGATCTTTGCCTTGTTGGGAACCTGGGACCTGAATTTGGGAAGCTGGAGAACTTAAAATCTAT TATATTGCGCAACAACTCTTTCTCTGGAAGCATTCCTCAAGAAATTGGGGAATTGAAGGAGCTGGAGGTGTTGGATTTAGGATTCAATAACTTTAGTGGACCATTTCCATCTGATTTTGGCAACAATCTCTCCTTGACAACACT TTTACTTGACAACAATGAGTTTCTTGGAAATCTAGCACCTGAAATATACGAGGTAAAGATGCTTTCTGAATTTCAAGTAGATGAGAATCGGCTAACTGATGCTGCTACTATACCATCTTGTAAAAGCAGTGGTTTCCCCTG